Proteins encoded by one window of Modestobacter marinus:
- a CDS encoding PadR family transcriptional regulator: MELCVLRVMAEGPTYGYAIAAELAAAGFGDIKGGTLYPLLARLEKNGLVTVEWRPGEGGPGRKYFTLTAAGRDQLDAGLAQWQVFSATVSDHLSPTGTDQMASPAGSRTYSRSTT; encoded by the coding sequence TTGGAGCTGTGCGTCCTGCGGGTGATGGCCGAGGGCCCCACGTACGGGTACGCCATCGCCGCCGAGCTCGCCGCCGCAGGGTTCGGGGACATCAAGGGCGGCACCCTCTACCCGCTGCTGGCCCGCCTGGAGAAGAACGGCCTGGTCACCGTCGAGTGGCGGCCCGGTGAAGGCGGGCCAGGGCGCAAGTACTTCACCCTCACCGCTGCCGGCCGCGACCAGCTGGACGCCGGCCTCGCCCAGTGGCAGGTCTTCTCGGCCACGGTCTCCGACCACCTCTCTCCCACCGGCACCGACCAGATGGCCTCACCAGCCGGATCCCGGACCTACTCGAGGAGCACCACATGA
- a CDS encoding GNAT family N-acetyltransferase translates to MNIRDRDDQDLDGCVQALRDVHESDGYPTRWPADPTAWLSPPDCSAAFVACEDDGTVSGHVCVVTGVDDALVAALAGVSSDRLAGVSRLFTSPAVRGRGLALGARLLSAAQDWAQRRELQLMLDVVDDGAPAVFLYERLGWQLVDRRVADWTTPEGLRHDVRIYLAPQPG, encoded by the coding sequence GTGAACATCCGAGACCGGGATGATCAGGACCTCGATGGATGCGTCCAGGCGCTCCGGGACGTGCATGAGTCCGATGGGTATCCGACACGGTGGCCTGCGGATCCCACGGCGTGGCTGAGCCCTCCGGACTGCTCTGCTGCCTTCGTGGCCTGTGAGGACGACGGCACCGTCTCAGGTCACGTCTGCGTGGTGACAGGCGTCGACGACGCACTGGTCGCCGCGCTGGCCGGGGTGTCGAGCGACCGACTGGCCGGCGTCTCCCGGCTGTTCACCTCACCCGCGGTCCGTGGTCGCGGTCTCGCTCTGGGTGCCCGACTGCTCTCGGCGGCGCAGGACTGGGCGCAACGTCGGGAACTCCAGTTGATGCTCGACGTCGTCGACGACGGTGCGCCGGCGGTCTTTTTGTACGAACGACTCGGTTGGCAGCTGGTCGATCGACGTGTCGCCGACTGGACCACCCCCGAAGGGCTGCGCCATGACGTCCGGATCTACCTGGCGCCACAGCCCGGGTAG
- a CDS encoding GuaB1 family IMP dehydrogenase-related protein encodes MRFLGDTRPAHDLTYADVFMVPAHSTVGSRLEVDLTTPDRVGTTIPIVVANMTAISGRRMAETVARRGGLAVLPQDIPVDVVGEVVSWVKHRHPVYDTPIILSPTSTVGEALVLLTKRAHGIVVVVEAGAPVGVVTDGQCKGVDRFTQLAEVMTRDPLTIPAGTDLPKVFDVLSGERVSAAPVVEGDRLVGVVTRKGALRSAIYTPATGADGRLLTSAAVGINGDVAGKASALLAAGVDVLVVDTAHGHQEKALEAVAAVRAVAGSTPVVAGNVVTAQGTRDLVEAGADVVKVGVGPGAMCTTRMMTGVGRPQFSAVEECAAAARELGRHVWADGGVRHPRDVALALAAGAANVMVGSWFAGTYESAGDLYEDGTGRRYKESFGMASARAVKARTSTQSGFDRARAGLFEEGISSSRMYLDPARPGVEDLIDQVVAGVRSSCTYAGARTVDELHERAVLGVQSAAGYEEGRPMPTSW; translated from the coding sequence ATGCGGTTCCTCGGTGACACCCGCCCGGCCCACGACCTGACCTACGCCGACGTCTTCATGGTGCCGGCGCACTCCACGGTCGGCTCCCGGCTGGAGGTGGACCTGACCACCCCGGACCGGGTCGGGACGACGATCCCGATCGTCGTCGCCAACATGACGGCGATCTCCGGACGGCGGATGGCCGAGACGGTGGCCCGGCGCGGTGGTCTCGCCGTCCTGCCGCAGGACATCCCGGTCGACGTCGTCGGCGAGGTGGTCTCCTGGGTCAAGCACCGGCACCCGGTCTACGACACCCCGATCATCCTCTCCCCCACCTCCACCGTGGGCGAGGCGCTGGTGCTGCTCACCAAGCGGGCGCACGGCATCGTCGTGGTGGTCGAGGCCGGCGCCCCGGTCGGCGTGGTCACCGACGGCCAGTGCAAGGGCGTCGACCGCTTCACCCAGCTGGCCGAGGTGATGACCCGCGACCCGCTGACCATCCCCGCCGGCACCGACCTGCCCAAGGTCTTCGACGTCCTCTCCGGTGAGCGGGTGAGCGCCGCCCCCGTGGTCGAGGGCGACCGGCTGGTCGGCGTCGTCACCCGCAAGGGCGCGCTGCGCTCCGCGATCTACACCCCGGCCACCGGGGCCGACGGCCGGCTGCTGACCTCCGCGGCGGTCGGCATCAACGGCGACGTCGCCGGCAAGGCGAGCGCCCTGCTCGCCGCCGGGGTCGACGTGCTCGTCGTCGACACCGCCCACGGGCACCAGGAGAAGGCCCTCGAGGCGGTGGCCGCGGTGCGCGCCGTGGCCGGCAGCACGCCGGTCGTCGCCGGCAACGTGGTCACCGCGCAGGGCACCCGCGACCTGGTCGAGGCCGGGGCCGACGTCGTCAAGGTCGGCGTCGGCCCGGGCGCCATGTGCACCACCCGGATGATGACCGGCGTCGGCCGCCCGCAGTTCTCCGCGGTCGAGGAGTGCGCCGCGGCCGCCCGCGAGCTGGGCCGGCACGTCTGGGCCGACGGCGGCGTGCGACACCCGCGCGACGTCGCCCTGGCGCTGGCCGCCGGCGCGGCGAACGTGATGGTCGGCTCCTGGTTCGCCGGCACCTACGAGAGCGCCGGCGACCTCTACGAGGACGGCACCGGCCGCCGGTACAAGGAGAGCTTCGGGATGGCCTCGGCCCGCGCCGTCAAGGCCCGGACGTCGACGCAGAGCGGCTTCGACCGGGCCCGCGCCGGGCTGTTCGAGGAGGGCATCAGCTCCTCGCGGATGTACCTGGACCCGGCCCGGCCCGGCGTCGAGGACCTGATCGACCAGGTCGTGGCCGGCGTCCGCTCGTCGTGCACCTACGCCGGGGCGCGCACCGTCGACGAGCTGCACGAGCGGGCGGTGCTGGGCGTGCAGAGCGCGGCGGGCTACGAGGAGGGCCGCCCGATGCCCACCAGCTGGTGA
- a CDS encoding metallopeptidase family protein, translating into MDAIPLRRFEELVADALDEVPAELMALLDNVVVLVEDRNPDEPDLLGLYEGYALTERGWDHSGALPDRIMVYREAICDICSDEDQVAEEVTITVVHEIAHHFGIDEEKLHALGWG; encoded by the coding sequence ATGGACGCGATCCCGCTGCGCCGCTTCGAGGAGCTCGTCGCCGACGCCCTGGACGAGGTGCCCGCGGAGCTGATGGCGCTGCTGGACAACGTCGTGGTGCTGGTCGAGGACCGGAACCCCGACGAGCCGGACCTGCTGGGCCTCTACGAGGGCTACGCGCTGACCGAGCGCGGCTGGGACCACTCCGGCGCGCTGCCGGACCGGATCATGGTCTACCGCGAGGCGATCTGCGACATCTGTTCCGACGAGGACCAGGTGGCCGAGGAGGTCACGATCACCGTCGTCCACGAGATCGCCCACCACTTCGGCATCGACGAGGAGAAGCTGCACGCCCTCGGCTGGGGCTAG
- a CDS encoding FAD-dependent monooxygenase — protein sequence MVLIGDAAHATSPAAGQGSSLAVEDAVVLARCLRDLPVPEAFRVFEDLRRARVERVVAAAFRTSSAKSPPPVGRLVRDLVMPVVLRRRDPQAWVRAHQVDWDAPVVPAPVPS from the coding sequence ATGGTGCTCATCGGGGACGCCGCGCACGCCACCTCGCCGGCCGCGGGCCAGGGGTCCTCGCTCGCCGTCGAGGACGCCGTCGTCCTCGCCCGCTGCCTGCGCGACCTGCCGGTCCCCGAGGCCTTCCGGGTCTTCGAGGACCTCCGGCGGGCACGGGTCGAGCGGGTCGTCGCCGCGGCGTTCCGCACCAGCAGCGCCAAGTCGCCGCCGCCGGTGGGCCGCCTCGTCCGCGACCTGGTCATGCCGGTGGTGCTGCGCCGTCGCGACCCGCAGGCCTGGGTGCGCGCCCACCAGGTCGACTGGGACGCCCCCGTCGTGCCCGCGCCGGTCCCTTCCTAG
- a CDS encoding dienelactone hydrolase family protein, giving the protein MTDLQRAVLSDVPIPTGPGGTPGLRGVLGVPEGSGPWPGVVLLHETFGVDGVMRRQAQRMAAAGYLALMPDLFTDGGARRRLVPTFRAVAAGEGRPFVDAEAARGLLAARVDCTGRVGVLGFSVGGGLALHLASRGFDAAAVTYARLPADPHGVLLGACPIVASYGGRDPALRGTAAELAAVLTRLGVPHDVREYPDAAHGFLNDAEVGPRALRPVLRRVLRIAPDPVAAADAWTRTRSWFAEHLGDGGRTPPGA; this is encoded by the coding sequence ATGACCGATCTGCAGCGGGCCGTGCTGAGCGACGTCCCGATCCCCACGGGGCCGGGCGGGACGCCCGGACTGCGCGGCGTGCTCGGCGTCCCGGAGGGGTCGGGCCCGTGGCCGGGCGTCGTGCTGCTGCACGAGACCTTCGGGGTGGACGGCGTCATGCGCCGGCAGGCGCAGCGGATGGCCGCCGCCGGGTACCTGGCGCTGATGCCCGACCTGTTCACCGACGGCGGCGCCCGGCGCCGCCTGGTGCCGACCTTCCGCGCCGTCGCGGCCGGGGAGGGCCGCCCGTTCGTCGACGCCGAGGCCGCCCGTGGTCTCCTCGCGGCGCGGGTGGACTGCACCGGCCGGGTCGGGGTCCTGGGGTTCAGCGTGGGCGGCGGGCTGGCCCTGCACCTGGCGTCCCGCGGCTTCGACGCCGCGGCGGTCACCTACGCCCGCCTGCCCGCGGACCCGCACGGCGTCCTCCTCGGCGCCTGCCCGATCGTGGCCAGCTACGGCGGACGGGACCCGGCACTGCGCGGGACCGCGGCGGAGCTGGCGGCCGTGCTGACCCGGCTGGGCGTCCCGCACGACGTGCGCGAGTACCCCGACGCCGCGCACGGCTTCCTCAACGACGCCGAGGTGGGACCACGGGCGCTGCGGCCGGTGCTGCGGCGGGTGTTGCGCATCGCTCCCGACCCGGTCGCGGCGGCCGACGCCTGGACGCGCACCCGGTCCTGGTTCGCCGAACACCTGGGGGACGGCGGCCGGACACCACCGGGAGCATGA
- a CDS encoding GroES family chaperonin → MPEDDANPGGLPIKMLHDRLLVALRKEDGDRRSSGGILIPATAQVAKRLVWGEAKGIGPNVRQIKVGDRVLFSPEDQHEVEVHGEDLVILRERDVHAVAAERIEESTGLYL, encoded by the coding sequence GTGCCTGAGGACGACGCGAACCCCGGCGGGCTGCCGATCAAGATGCTGCACGACCGGTTGCTGGTCGCCCTCCGCAAGGAGGACGGCGACCGCCGGTCCAGCGGCGGCATCCTCATCCCGGCGACCGCCCAGGTCGCCAAGCGGCTGGTCTGGGGCGAGGCGAAGGGCATCGGCCCCAACGTGCGGCAGATCAAGGTCGGCGACCGGGTGCTGTTCTCCCCCGAGGACCAGCACGAGGTCGAGGTGCACGGCGAGGACCTGGTGATCCTGCGCGAGCGCGACGTGCACGCCGTCGCCGCCGAGCGGATCGAGGAGTCGACCGGCCTCTACCTGTAG
- a CDS encoding MerR family transcriptional regulator yields the protein MTAVTPETSLGIRQVSEETGLSIDTLRWYEREGLLPLVERTSDGRRRYPPGALRFIRLVQALRRTGMPVADVRAFIEAGGGELANHAGRLALLERQCAAIEQRLTELQDDLAVVRAKIGSYHHLIARGLDCEDDVPEDVLDQLRDDGLLTGLLPPS from the coding sequence ATGACCGCGGTCACCCCGGAGACGTCCCTCGGCATCCGGCAGGTCTCCGAGGAGACCGGCCTGAGCATCGACACGCTGCGCTGGTACGAGCGCGAGGGGCTGCTGCCGCTCGTGGAGCGCACGTCCGACGGACGGCGGCGCTACCCGCCGGGGGCGCTGCGGTTCATCCGGCTGGTGCAGGCGCTGCGCCGGACCGGGATGCCGGTGGCCGACGTGCGGGCGTTCATCGAGGCCGGTGGCGGCGAGCTGGCCAACCACGCGGGCCGGCTGGCGCTGCTGGAGCGGCAGTGTGCGGCGATCGAGCAGCGGCTGACCGAGCTGCAGGACGACCTGGCCGTCGTGCGGGCCAAGATCGGCTCGTACCACCACCTGATCGCCCGCGGCCTGGACTGCGAGGACGACGTCCCCGAGGACGTGCTGGACCAGCTGCGCGACGACGGCCTGCTGACCGGGCTGCTGCCCCCTTCGTAG
- a CDS encoding SDR family NAD(P)-dependent oxidoreductase, with amino-acid sequence MSRVDWAGQTTLVTGASAGIGAEFARQLATRGSDLVLVARRADRLTALAAELTAASGVRVDVVPLDLARPAAGRALAAEVDRRGIAVTSVVNCAGFGTHGPVHAEDADRLAEMIAVDVTALVDVSRAFVDRLRAGTGVLVNVASMAAYLPAPDMAVYAAAKAFVLSFTEALWAESRDSGLRVLALSPGATDTEFFDVVGNDAADGGRPRQSPQEVVATAFRALDRRDPPPSVAVGRANRASVRAVRLLTRRRAVLLMAAITGRAAEDGVARRAAA; translated from the coding sequence GTGAGCCGGGTCGACTGGGCCGGGCAGACCACGCTGGTCACCGGTGCCAGCGCGGGGATCGGCGCCGAGTTCGCCCGGCAGCTCGCCACCCGCGGCTCGGACCTGGTGCTCGTCGCCCGGCGCGCCGACCGGCTGACCGCGCTGGCCGCCGAGCTGACCGCCGCCTCCGGGGTCCGGGTCGACGTCGTCCCGCTCGACCTCGCCCGGCCCGCGGCCGGGCGGGCGCTGGCCGCGGAGGTCGACCGGCGGGGGATCGCGGTCACCAGCGTGGTGAACTGCGCCGGCTTCGGCACGCACGGGCCCGTCCACGCCGAGGACGCCGACCGGCTGGCCGAGATGATCGCCGTCGACGTCACCGCGCTGGTCGACGTGAGCCGGGCGTTCGTCGACCGGCTGCGGGCCGGCACCGGCGTGCTGGTGAACGTGGCGAGCATGGCCGCCTACCTGCCCGCGCCCGACATGGCCGTCTACGCCGCGGCCAAGGCGTTCGTGCTGAGCTTCACGGAGGCGCTGTGGGCCGAGTCGCGGGACAGCGGGCTGCGGGTGCTCGCCCTCTCCCCGGGCGCCACCGACACCGAGTTCTTCGACGTCGTGGGCAACGACGCCGCCGACGGCGGCCGGCCCCGGCAGTCGCCGCAGGAGGTGGTGGCCACCGCGTTCCGGGCGCTGGACCGGCGCGACCCGCCTCCCAGCGTGGCGGTCGGCCGGGCCAACCGGGCCTCGGTCCGGGCCGTGCGGCTGCTGACCCGGCGGCGCGCGGTGCTGCTGATGGCAGCGATCACCGGCCGGGCGGCCGAGGACGGGGTGGCGCGCCGTGCCGCCGCCTAG
- a CDS encoding NAD(P)-dependent alcohol dehydrogenase — MRPVSGYAAYAPHEDLRPIEFARRDLRPDDVAVRVTHVGVCHSDLHAVEARTVGDPPLVPGHEFTGEVTAVGPEVSRFRVGDAVAVGNIVDSCGECDNCLAHREPYCRQFPALTYGGRDLRDGTPTQGAYSTEYVVRDAFVYALPAGLDPAAVAPLMCAGVTTWSPLTRAGVGPGQQVGVVGLGGLGHLAVRFAVALGARVTVFTTSPAKADDARALGAHDVVVSTDPEAMAAVAGRLDFVLDTASGAHDLDPYLGTLRLDGTLCVLGLPESYTVSPMSLLGRSLAVSGSGGTADAQAMLDFCGEHGLTADVEVLPLEDVNTAFERLGRNDVRYRFVLAVAP, encoded by the coding sequence ATGAGACCAGTGAGCGGGTACGCGGCGTACGCGCCGCACGAGGACCTCCGGCCGATCGAGTTCGCCCGCCGCGACCTCCGGCCCGACGACGTCGCGGTCCGGGTGACGCACGTCGGCGTCTGCCACAGCGACCTGCACGCCGTCGAGGCACGCACCGTCGGCGACCCACCGCTGGTGCCCGGACACGAGTTCACCGGGGAGGTGACCGCGGTCGGCCCCGAGGTCAGCCGCTTCCGGGTCGGCGACGCGGTCGCGGTGGGCAACATCGTCGACTCCTGCGGGGAGTGCGACAACTGCCTGGCCCACCGCGAGCCGTACTGCCGGCAGTTTCCCGCCCTCACCTACGGCGGCCGCGACCTGCGCGACGGCACCCCGACGCAGGGGGCGTACTCGACCGAGTACGTCGTCCGGGACGCGTTCGTCTACGCGCTGCCCGCCGGGCTCGACCCGGCCGCGGTCGCGCCGCTGATGTGCGCCGGGGTGACCACCTGGTCACCGCTGACCCGGGCCGGCGTGGGGCCGGGGCAGCAGGTCGGGGTGGTCGGCCTCGGCGGGCTGGGCCACCTCGCGGTGAGGTTCGCCGTCGCGCTCGGCGCCCGGGTCACCGTGTTCACCACCTCACCGGCGAAGGCGGACGACGCGCGGGCCCTCGGCGCGCACGACGTCGTCGTCTCCACCGACCCCGAGGCGATGGCCGCGGTCGCCGGCCGGCTGGACTTCGTGCTCGACACCGCCTCCGGCGCGCACGACCTCGACCCCTACCTGGGCACCCTCCGGCTGGACGGGACGCTCTGCGTGCTCGGCCTGCCGGAGAGCTACACGGTCTCGCCGATGAGCCTGCTGGGCCGCAGTCTCGCCGTCTCCGGCTCCGGCGGCACCGCCGACGCCCAGGCGATGCTGGACTTCTGCGGCGAGCACGGGCTCACCGCCGACGTCGAGGTGCTGCCGCTCGAGGACGTCAACACCGCGTTCGAGCGGCTGGGTCGCAACGACGTCCGGTACCGCTTCGTGCTGGCGGTGGCCCCGTGA
- the pheA gene encoding prephenate dehydratase has translation MPTAPRSTAPTEFAYLGPEGTFAEAALSTVTGPLGTVGTRPEPSVAAALAAVRNGECAAALVPLENSVEGSVPATMDGLVTGDPLVITREVFLEVAFVLAVRPGSTAADVRTVASHPHALAQCRSRIAGSLPGADVVPAASTADAARRVAAGEFDAAVCAAIAADRYGLDALVTDLADHPGAVTRFVLVEPPGGLPAPTGLDKTTITAVVHDRTGALLDLLAEFAVRGISLARIESRPTRERLGVYSFSIDVEGHVTDRRVGDALAALHRICADVRFLGSYPRADEQPPKPVEERVGDQAFAEAEEWVARVRAGTAV, from the coding sequence ATGCCCACTGCACCACGCAGCACAGCCCCGACGGAGTTCGCCTATCTGGGGCCCGAGGGTACCTTCGCCGAGGCTGCGCTCAGCACCGTCACCGGGCCGCTGGGGACGGTCGGGACCCGGCCGGAGCCCAGCGTGGCGGCCGCGCTGGCCGCGGTGCGGAACGGGGAGTGCGCCGCCGCCCTGGTGCCGCTGGAGAACTCCGTCGAGGGCTCGGTGCCGGCCACGATGGACGGGCTGGTCACCGGCGACCCGCTGGTGATCACCCGCGAGGTCTTCCTCGAGGTGGCCTTCGTGCTCGCCGTCCGGCCGGGGAGCACCGCCGCCGACGTGCGCACCGTGGCCAGCCACCCGCACGCGCTGGCCCAGTGCCGCAGCCGGATCGCCGGGTCCCTGCCGGGGGCCGACGTCGTTCCGGCCGCCTCCACCGCCGACGCAGCCCGGCGCGTCGCCGCGGGCGAGTTCGACGCCGCGGTCTGCGCGGCGATCGCCGCCGACCGCTACGGCCTGGACGCCCTCGTCACCGACCTGGCCGACCACCCCGGCGCCGTGACCCGCTTCGTGCTGGTCGAGCCGCCCGGCGGGCTGCCGGCCCCCACCGGGCTGGACAAGACCACGATCACCGCGGTGGTGCACGACCGCACCGGGGCCCTGCTGGACCTGCTGGCCGAGTTCGCGGTGCGCGGCATCAGCCTGGCGCGCATCGAGTCCCGGCCGACCCGTGAGCGGCTCGGCGTCTACTCGTTCTCGATCGACGTCGAGGGCCACGTGACCGACCGGCGGGTGGGCGACGCGCTGGCCGCGCTGCACCGGATCTGCGCCGACGTGCGCTTCCTCGGCTCCTACCCCCGGGCCGACGAGCAGCCGCCCAAGCCGGTGGAGGAGCGGGTGGGCGACCAGGCCTTCGCCGAGGCGGAGGAGTGGGTGGCCCGGGTGCGCGCCGGGACGGCGGTCTGA
- a CDS encoding GGDEF domain-containing protein, with amino-acid sequence MNPGLPADDRLQTARWRLLTASAAEDAGVFADEFARVSEGLATTGEPCWDAWSAAFTARAALFDADLDGAADAVGVARSVLAECLPSAEHALTLAYLAHLEVAADRFDAAMHLAVDASLLADQLAGEPPSRSLHQAHHWLSLALTRLDLEELAVAQSLRGARVAAALPDLGDQWLLLRLCAQQHAELAQTVHRRGQLDRSRQLAQTALGFATSARELPWDPSDADADLLDVVQAWALTLAGRLDDAVPPLRRVRRHLSAGEGGLWLVGYTDLVLARLLSRLDALEPGSHGEEAVDLLVAASGAFAAVNDRRRYRQCLLELGQTTAAMGSTTEALHWLEAYRSETSRAHRRGRELWAEMFVRRSRLREAERQTAVLRRHALEDTLTGLGNRRSAERRLTDLRLDGEPVSLAVVDVDGFKSVNDQNSHLHGDAVLRRVAELLRQHSRTGDEVFRWAGDEFVVVLPNTTEAQALVAMERLRSAVACAAWADLEMAAPVTVSIGVATTGPAGGPGPRSWRELFDRADLHLFGAKRGGRNRVRASGGSPHAPAPAARPGGLPADASVDDLVAEVLGTAPRRPGWAFDDGSEVAS; translated from the coding sequence GTGAACCCGGGGCTCCCCGCCGACGACCGGCTGCAGACCGCCCGCTGGCGGCTGCTGACCGCCAGCGCCGCCGAGGACGCCGGGGTGTTCGCCGACGAGTTCGCGCGGGTCTCGGAGGGCCTGGCCACCACCGGCGAGCCCTGCTGGGACGCGTGGTCGGCCGCCTTCACCGCCCGGGCCGCGCTCTTCGACGCCGACCTGGACGGCGCCGCGGACGCGGTGGGCGTGGCCCGTTCCGTGCTCGCGGAGTGCCTCCCGTCGGCCGAGCACGCCCTGACGCTGGCCTACCTGGCGCACCTGGAGGTCGCCGCCGACCGGTTCGACGCCGCGATGCACCTGGCCGTCGACGCCAGCCTGCTCGCCGACCAGCTGGCCGGGGAGCCGCCCAGCCGGTCCCTGCACCAGGCGCACCACTGGCTGTCCCTGGCGCTGACCCGGCTGGACCTCGAGGAGCTCGCCGTGGCCCAGTCGCTCCGCGGCGCCCGGGTCGCCGCGGCGCTGCCCGACCTGGGCGACCAATGGCTGCTGCTCCGGCTGTGCGCGCAGCAGCACGCCGAGCTGGCCCAGACGGTGCACCGGCGCGGCCAGCTCGACCGCTCGCGCCAGCTGGCCCAGACCGCGCTGGGGTTCGCCACCAGCGCCCGCGAGCTGCCCTGGGACCCGAGCGACGCCGACGCCGACCTGCTCGACGTCGTCCAGGCCTGGGCCCTGACCCTGGCCGGCCGGCTGGACGACGCCGTGCCGCCGCTGCGCCGGGTGCGCCGGCACCTGTCGGCCGGTGAGGGCGGGCTGTGGCTGGTCGGGTACACCGACCTGGTGCTGGCCAGGCTGCTGAGCCGGCTGGACGCCCTGGAGCCCGGCTCGCACGGCGAGGAGGCCGTCGACCTGCTGGTGGCCGCCTCCGGCGCCTTCGCCGCCGTCAACGACCGTCGCCGGTACCGGCAGTGCCTGCTGGAGCTGGGCCAGACCACGGCAGCGATGGGGTCGACCACCGAGGCGCTGCACTGGCTGGAGGCCTACCGGTCGGAGACCAGCCGGGCGCACCGGCGCGGGCGCGAGCTGTGGGCGGAGATGTTCGTGCGCCGCAGCCGGCTGCGCGAGGCCGAGCGGCAGACCGCCGTGCTGCGCCGGCACGCCCTCGAGGACACCCTGACCGGCCTGGGCAACCGGCGCAGCGCCGAGCGGCGGCTGACCGACCTGCGGCTGGACGGCGAGCCGGTGTCGCTGGCCGTCGTGGACGTCGACGGCTTCAAGTCCGTCAACGACCAGAACTCGCACCTGCACGGCGACGCGGTGCTGCGCCGGGTCGCCGAGCTGCTGCGCCAGCACAGCCGCACCGGCGACGAGGTCTTCCGCTGGGCCGGCGACGAGTTCGTGGTCGTGCTGCCGAACACCACCGAGGCGCAGGCGCTGGTCGCGATGGAGCGGCTGCGCAGCGCCGTGGCCTGCGCCGCGTGGGCCGACCTGGAGATGGCCGCCCCGGTGACGGTCAGCATCGGCGTCGCCACCACGGGGCCGGCCGGTGGGCCGGGGCCGAGGTCCTGGCGGGAGCTGTTCGACCGGGCCGACCTGCACCTGTTCGGCGCCAAGCGCGGCGGCCGCAACCGGGTGCGGGCCTCCGGCGGGTCCCCGCACGCGCCGGCGCCCGCCGCCCGGCCCGGCGGGCTGCCGGCCGACGCCTCGGTCGACGACCTGGTGGCCGAGGTCCTCGGCACGGCACCGCGGCGACCGGGCTGGGCGTTCGACGACGGCAGCGAGGTCGCGTCGTGA